From one Motacilla alba alba isolate MOTALB_02 chromosome 8, Motacilla_alba_V1.0_pri, whole genome shotgun sequence genomic stretch:
- the LOC119704163 gene encoding collagen alpha-1(I) chain-like has translation MHCHALYLESSWNRKCPQDSGLFCCKCPSSPGSVSVDARSADVWNATWERWARPGPGSARHSSAPLQVARAARPPSAPGFPPHGGTSPPGGTGRLPPFFRAGCLAAGSLPVSVGQPSPPGAGHSRPVEPVRSEGPGAPTVHSPPGSGNSTLRPPARSPQGVRLDAKRGLVRWGLALRGWGQGSREEPKGCPRLAVTQGGSPSGSGTAPGSLCSAPRGPRPRAPRAALVMPSSSGLRGRAALPAPRTAAGAMAATMAATQGDTSEPVPAGPAPRWAQGGRSQLRAGPAAASKGGASTHPPTHPPSPAPHRSAPRSRGPGG, from the coding sequence ATGCATTGCCATGCACTATATTTAGAAAGCAGCTGGAACAGAAAATGTCCTCAGGACTCCGGACTGTTTTGCTGTAAATGTCCCTCCAGTCCCGGCTCTGTAAGCGTAGACGCTCGTTCTGCAGACGTGTGGAACGCTACCTGGGAGCGCTGGGCAAGGCCGGGCCCGGGGAGCGCACGGCACTCCTCAGCACCCTTACAAGTGGCCAGGGCTGCCCGTCCGCCCTCGGCGCCTGGGTTTCCCCCCCACGGAGGGACCTCTCCGCCCGGGGGAACCGGCAGGCTGCCCCCCTTTTTCCGTGCAGGGTGCCTAGCCGCGGGTTCCCTGCCCGTTTCGGTGGGACAGCCCTCCCCGCCCGGAGCCGGGCATTCCCGGCCCGTGGAGCCGGTGCGCAGCGAGGGGCCGGGGGCACCGACAGTCCACTCCCCTCCCGGGAGCGGCAACAGCACCCTCAGACCCCCTGCCCGCTCCCCGCAAGGAGTGAGGCTGGATGCTAAACGAGGTCTTGTCCGCTGGGGCTTGGCCCTtcggggatggggacagggctcCCGGGAGGAGCCGAAGGGATGTCCCCGCCTGGCTGTCACCCAGGGTGGGAGCCCCAGCGGCTCCGGAACAGCCCCGGGATCGCTCTGCTCCGCGCCTCGGGGACCCCGGCCCCGAGCCCCGAGGGCTGCGCTCGTCATGCCGAGCTCCTCGGGGCTCCGCGGCCGGGCAGCTCTGCCCGCTCCGCGGACGGCAGCGGGGGCAATGGCCGCGACAATGGCCGCCACGCAAGGAGACACCTCCGAGCCCGTTCCTGCCGGCCCTGCTCCTcggtgggcacagggagggcggtcccagctgagagcagggccAGCGGCAGCCTCCAAGGGCGGGGCTTCCACccatccacccacccacccaccctcGCCCGCACCGCACCGCAGCGCACCGCGTTCCCGCGGCCCAGGGGGATGA